One Deinococcus yavapaiensis KR-236 DNA segment encodes these proteins:
- a CDS encoding Rad52/Rad22 family DNA repair protein, whose amino-acid sequence MKLSDVQRRLSAPFPTHLVDFKPQAVTKDKKRALMVAYVDARAVMDRLDAVCPNDWHFEITPIDGTPTPTVKGRLTVLGVTREDIGEAGEGEAGTLKAAASDALKRCAVHFGVGRYLYDLPMSWVEWDDAKRTPVREPELPEWARPEPERTPGGAHLVQAIEQLRFELPADLGAQREVYKHLRAALAALKPDDQAA is encoded by the coding sequence ATGAAGTTGAGCGATGTCCAACGCAGACTCAGCGCCCCCTTCCCGACGCACCTCGTGGACTTCAAGCCGCAAGCGGTCACGAAGGACAAGAAGCGCGCCTTGATGGTCGCGTACGTGGACGCTCGCGCCGTCATGGACCGGCTCGACGCCGTCTGCCCCAACGACTGGCACTTCGAAATCACCCCTATCGACGGCACGCCCACCCCGACCGTCAAGGGCCGACTCACCGTCCTCGGCGTGACACGCGAGGACATCGGCGAGGCGGGAGAAGGCGAGGCGGGCACCCTCAAGGCGGCCGCCAGCGATGCACTCAAGCGCTGCGCCGTTCATTTCGGCGTGGGCCGCTACCTCTACGACTTGCCGATGTCGTGGGTCGAGTGGGACGACGCCAAGCGCACCCCCGTTCGCGAGCCCGAACTGCCCGAGTGGGCCCGGCCCGAACCCGAGCGCACGCCCGGCGGCGCCCACCTCGTTCAAGCCATCGAGCAACTGCGCTTCGAACTGCCCGCCGATCTCGGCGCTCAACGCGAAGTCTACAAGCACTTGCGCGCCGCACTCGCCGCCCTCAAACCCGACGATCAAGCCGCGTGA
- the aspS gene encoding aspartate--tRNA ligase translates to MKRSGYVASVGEQQLGQTVTLQGWVARRRDFGKLIFLEVRDRTGVLQVEVEPDSAAFAEAEKVRAEFVVEIEGELRLRPESQRKEGLGQFEVVAKRLQILNEAKTPPFELEQGERVSEEIRMKYRYLDLRRPEMFEKLRLRSKVIAALTSFLDAEGFLQVETPMLTKSTPEGARDFLVPSRLSKGEFYALPQSPQLFKQLLMIAGVDRYYQFARCFRDEDLRADRQPDFTQLDMEMSFVDQEDILALNERLLRHVFQTVLGEALPSPLPRMTYADAMNDYGSDKPDVRFDMKFADVTDVFGGAEFKAFADAVANGGVVKVVAAPELTRKQIDELERVAKQNGARGLAWAKREGNSLTGGISKFVGAQASELIARTGLAEGGTLLFSAGAWRTAVEALGAVRLALRDLFDLAANGPKFAMLWVTDFPQLDRDPETGTWTYMHHPFTAPHDEDLPLFGTDRQGEIRAKAYDLVLNGFEIGGGSVRIHSPEVQATMFTAIGFSEEQARAKFGFFMDALGYGTPPHGGIAWGFDRLVMVMSGATSIREVIAFPKNNRGVDLMVEAPGSVDEGQLAEVGLALRE, encoded by the coding sequence ATGAAACGAAGCGGGTACGTCGCCAGCGTCGGCGAACAACAACTCGGGCAAACGGTGACGCTGCAAGGCTGGGTGGCGCGGCGACGCGACTTCGGCAAGCTGATCTTCCTCGAAGTTCGAGACCGCACGGGCGTGCTGCAAGTCGAGGTGGAACCCGACTCGGCCGCGTTCGCGGAAGCCGAAAAGGTCCGCGCGGAATTCGTGGTGGAAATCGAAGGCGAACTTCGCCTTCGACCCGAGTCGCAGCGCAAGGAAGGCCTCGGACAGTTCGAGGTCGTCGCGAAGCGCCTCCAGATCCTCAACGAGGCCAAGACGCCGCCGTTCGAGCTCGAGCAAGGCGAGCGCGTCTCCGAGGAAATTCGCATGAAGTACCGCTACTTGGATTTGCGCCGCCCGGAGATGTTCGAGAAGCTTCGCTTGCGGTCCAAGGTGATCGCCGCGCTGACAAGCTTTCTCGACGCGGAAGGCTTCTTGCAAGTCGAAACGCCGATGCTCACGAAGAGCACGCCGGAAGGCGCGCGTGACTTCCTCGTGCCGAGCCGCCTTTCCAAAGGCGAGTTCTACGCGCTGCCGCAAAGTCCGCAGTTGTTCAAGCAGTTGTTGATGATCGCGGGCGTCGACCGCTACTACCAGTTCGCGCGCTGCTTTCGTGACGAGGACTTGCGCGCCGATCGTCAGCCCGACTTCACGCAGCTCGACATGGAGATGAGCTTCGTGGATCAAGAGGACATCTTGGCGCTCAACGAGCGTCTGCTTCGCCACGTGTTCCAGACGGTGCTGGGCGAGGCGTTGCCGTCTCCCCTGCCTCGCATGACGTACGCGGACGCGATGAACGACTACGGCTCGGACAAGCCCGACGTGCGCTTCGATATGAAGTTCGCCGACGTCACCGACGTTTTCGGCGGCGCGGAGTTCAAAGCCTTCGCGGACGCCGTCGCGAACGGCGGCGTCGTGAAGGTCGTTGCGGCGCCCGAATTGACGCGCAAGCAGATCGACGAGTTGGAGCGCGTCGCCAAGCAGAACGGAGCGCGCGGTCTCGCTTGGGCCAAGCGCGAGGGAAATTCGCTCACGGGCGGAATCAGCAAGTTCGTCGGCGCGCAGGCGAGCGAGCTGATCGCGCGCACGGGGCTCGCCGAGGGCGGGACGCTGCTGTTCTCGGCGGGGGCTTGGCGCACGGCCGTTGAGGCGCTCGGCGCGGTCCGATTGGCGCTCCGCGACTTGTTCGACCTCGCCGCGAACGGTCCGAAGTTCGCGATGTTGTGGGTGACCGACTTTCCTCAACTCGACCGAGATCCCGAGACGGGCACGTGGACGTACATGCACCATCCGTTCACGGCGCCGCACGACGAGGACTTGCCTCTCTTCGGCACGGACCGGCAAGGCGAGATTCGCGCCAAGGCGTACGACCTCGTCCTCAACGGCTTCGAGATCGGCGGAGGTTCGGTGCGCATCCACTCGCCCGAGGTGCAAGCGACGATGTTCACGGCGATCGGATTCAGCGAGGAGCAGGCGCGCGCGAAGTTCGGGTTCTTCATGGACGCCCTCGGGTACGGCACGCCGCCACACGGCGGCATCGCGTGGGGCTTCGACCGTCTCGTGATGGTCATGTCGGGCGCGACGTCCATTCGCGAAGTCATCGCATTTCCGAAGAACAATCGAGGCGTGGACCTCATGGTGGAGGCGCCGGGTTCCGTGGACGAAGGTCAACTCGCCGAGGTGGGTTTGGCGTTGCGCGAATGA
- the hisS gene encoding histidine--tRNA ligase gives MASLQRPKGTLDHLPDGSPKIEPLTSARWHAFVVDAAKDVLERAGAAFVETPIFEAVDLVKRGVGGSTDIVRKEMFTVSYFEERDKFVLRPEGTASIVRAYLENGLKQLGSPLRLWTAGAMFRAENVQKGRYRQFHQVDYEVIGSADPIVDAEAIQLMVAVYARLGVKETTVKLGSVGDPQDREQYNAYLRELFGRHAERLSEDSKDRLVRNPMRILDSKSKDDQVLIDELQPKAMLDFLGDDARAHFSAVRSYLDAWGVKYEVDPSIVRGLDYYRRTAWEIHHDRIGAKSALGGGGRYDGLAEELGGAHTPAVGWAFGVERALLALEQEGVALPSADGPLLFVAALDEELLAAAAKVAMSVRAVGRAEFAVKARKPGAAAQDAAKKGARFLALLGSDEAARGSVSLKNLESGEVRDVPQANLNDILGGTR, from the coding sequence ATGGCTTCGTTGCAACGGCCCAAGGGCACGCTGGACCACCTGCCCGACGGCTCACCGAAAATAGAACCGCTCACGAGCGCGCGTTGGCACGCGTTCGTCGTGGACGCCGCGAAAGACGTGCTGGAACGTGCGGGCGCGGCCTTCGTCGAAACGCCGATCTTCGAGGCCGTCGACCTCGTGAAGCGCGGCGTGGGCGGCTCGACCGACATCGTCCGCAAGGAGATGTTCACCGTCTCGTACTTCGAGGAGCGCGACAAGTTCGTTCTGCGTCCCGAAGGCACCGCGTCGATCGTGCGCGCCTACCTGGAAAACGGCCTCAAGCAACTCGGCTCGCCGCTGCGCCTGTGGACGGCGGGAGCGATGTTTCGCGCCGAGAACGTCCAAAAGGGACGCTACCGTCAATTTCATCAAGTGGATTACGAGGTGATCGGCAGCGCCGATCCTATCGTGGACGCGGAAGCGATTCAGCTCATGGTGGCCGTGTACGCGCGCCTCGGCGTGAAGGAGACGACCGTGAAGCTCGGATCGGTCGGCGATCCCCAGGACCGCGAGCAGTACAACGCCTACCTCAGGGAGTTGTTCGGGCGGCACGCCGAGCGCCTCTCCGAGGACTCGAAGGACCGCCTCGTTCGAAATCCCATGCGCATCCTCGACTCCAAGAGCAAGGACGACCAAGTCCTCATCGACGAACTTCAGCCCAAGGCGATGCTGGACTTCCTCGGTGACGACGCGCGCGCTCACTTCAGCGCGGTACGCTCGTACCTCGACGCGTGGGGCGTGAAGTACGAGGTGGATCCGAGTATCGTGCGCGGCCTCGATTACTACCGCCGCACGGCGTGGGAGATCCACCACGACCGCATCGGCGCGAAGTCCGCGCTCGGCGGCGGCGGACGCTACGACGGCCTCGCGGAGGAACTCGGCGGGGCGCACACCCCGGCGGTCGGGTGGGCGTTCGGCGTGGAGCGCGCCTTGCTCGCGTTGGAGCAAGAAGGCGTGGCCTTGCCGAGCGCGGACGGGCCGCTCCTGTTCGTGGCGGCGCTCGACGAGGAGTTGCTGGCGGCGGCGGCGAAGGTGGCGATGAGCGTCCGAGCGGTGGGACGCGCGGAATTCGCCGTGAAGGCCCGCAAGCCTGGCGCGGCGGCGCAGGACGCGGCGAAAAAGGGAGCGCGTTTTCTCGCGCTGCTCGGATCGGACGAGGCGGCGCGCGGCAGCGTGAGCCTCAAGAACCTCGAAAGCGGCGAGGTGCGCGACGTACCTCAAGCGAATTTGAACGACATTCTAGGAGGAACGCGATGA
- a CDS encoding alpha/beta hydrolase family protein — translation MRVVLALNALLGVNAASRYASIEQLRADTFGSGAFTVTRVLERNAAFTRSEVRWDSDNLKVAGFMNVPSGKGPFPVVLVLHGYVDPSTYRLLDYTTRYADALARAGFLVIHPNYRGHGASQGRPDGAFRIEYARDVLNLASIVRKSAGQAGPLREASANVGLWGHSMGGGIAQRVAVVDPKIKAVVLYGAMSGDDRKNARQVFYVFSKGTRGREELDAPRSVTDAVSPAHFYRLSNAVFSVHQGAADDQVPAGWARETCAKLKAAGKSAECFEYARAPHTFRGAADATFQARVTAFFRRNLR, via the coding sequence ATGCGCGTCGTGCTCGCCCTCAACGCCTTGCTCGGCGTGAACGCCGCTTCGAGGTACGCGTCGATCGAGCAACTACGCGCCGACACCTTCGGATCGGGCGCGTTCACGGTGACGCGCGTGCTAGAGCGAAACGCGGCCTTCACGCGCAGCGAGGTGCGCTGGGATTCGGACAACTTGAAGGTCGCGGGCTTCATGAACGTCCCGAGCGGCAAAGGGCCGTTTCCGGTGGTGCTGGTGCTGCACGGCTACGTCGATCCGTCGACGTACCGATTGCTGGATTACACCACGCGTTACGCGGACGCGCTCGCCCGCGCGGGCTTTTTGGTGATCCACCCCAATTACCGTGGGCACGGAGCTTCGCAAGGACGGCCCGACGGCGCCTTTCGCATCGAGTACGCGCGTGACGTCCTCAACCTCGCGTCGATCGTGCGGAAAAGCGCTGGTCAGGCGGGGCCGCTGCGAGAAGCGTCCGCCAACGTCGGCTTGTGGGGCCACTCGATGGGCGGCGGCATCGCGCAACGCGTCGCCGTGGTCGATCCTAAGATCAAGGCGGTCGTGCTGTACGGCGCGATGAGCGGCGACGACCGCAAGAACGCCCGTCAAGTGTTCTACGTGTTTTCGAAGGGCACGCGCGGACGCGAGGAATTGGACGCGCCGCGAAGCGTGACGGACGCCGTGTCTCCCGCGCACTTCTACCGATTGTCGAACGCGGTGTTCAGCGTGCATCAAGGCGCGGCCGACGATCAAGTGCCCGCCGGGTGGGCGCGAGAGACGTGCGCGAAGTTGAAGGCGGCGGGCAAGAGCGCCGAGTGCTTCGAGTACGCCCGGGCGCCGCACACCTTTCGTGGCGCGGCCGACGCGACGTTTCAAGCGCGCGTGACCGCGTTCTTTCGGCGGAATTTGCGGTGA
- a CDS encoding IPT/TIG domain-containing protein: MKKLLIIGALLFPVLASCAPTAAIRGVTVTPVLVKVSESASVGGTVTLQGRYLGGPATGRIRIGANADASGGFVLPASAVQSWTDSQIVFTVPANTPTGGSYLFVEVGDMHSTALPFSVKQ, from the coding sequence ATGAAGAAACTGCTGATCATTGGCGCCCTGCTGTTCCCCGTCCTCGCGTCGTGCGCGCCGACAGCGGCCATTCGCGGTGTCACGGTGACGCCCGTCCTCGTGAAGGTCAGCGAGAGCGCGAGCGTCGGAGGCACGGTGACGCTGCAAGGACGTTACCTGGGCGGTCCCGCGACCGGTCGCATTCGCATCGGCGCGAACGCCGACGCTTCGGGCGGCTTCGTGCTGCCCGCTTCGGCCGTCCAATCTTGGACGGACAGCCAAATCGTCTTCACGGTGCCCGCCAACACCCCGACGGGCGGATCGTACCTGTTCGTGGAAGTCGGCGACATGCACTCGACGGCCTTGCCGTTCAGCGTGAAGCAGTAA
- a CDS encoding diacylglycerol/lipid kinase family protein: MDGQTAPRRVLLLENPRSGQSLTDLSVFTSLLEARGVEITLRPHLPGVPFADLLTDVRAFDAVVAVGGDGTASSVAFAMRGSNVPLLVYPAGTANLIAQNLHLRADPAFLADVLLSGQTIVTDLGQLHAGTTMCGFTLMAGVGADAVMIKDSEELKPRLGVGAYVVSALRQLTPKAVKFNVTIDGRTIETEGISVVVANFGMVNFRLPVASGIDPTDGVLSIIVVKASSPLSLVPNVIDSVRMRFGLGDPMFDDNLEFYEGREVHIEAEEHLPIQFDGESFGERLPLTARVLPGAARFLTHVELDRITT; encoded by the coding sequence ATGGACGGTCAAACGGCGCCGCGCCGTGTATTACTTCTCGAAAATCCGCGTTCCGGTCAGTCGCTGACAGATCTGAGCGTGTTCACGTCGCTGTTGGAGGCGCGCGGCGTCGAAATCACGCTGCGTCCGCACTTGCCCGGCGTGCCCTTCGCGGATCTGCTCACGGACGTTCGCGCGTTCGACGCGGTCGTCGCCGTCGGTGGGGACGGCACGGCGTCCAGCGTGGCGTTCGCCATGCGCGGCTCGAACGTTCCCTTGCTCGTGTACCCGGCCGGCACGGCGAACCTCATCGCGCAGAACTTGCACTTGCGCGCCGACCCTGCTTTTCTCGCGGACGTGCTGCTGAGCGGACAGACGATCGTCACGGACCTCGGGCAACTGCACGCGGGCACGACGATGTGCGGCTTCACCCTCATGGCGGGCGTGGGCGCCGACGCCGTGATGATCAAGGATTCCGAGGAGCTCAAGCCGCGCCTCGGCGTCGGCGCGTACGTCGTGAGCGCCCTGAGGCAACTCACGCCGAAAGCCGTGAAGTTCAACGTCACCATCGACGGCCGAACGATCGAAACCGAGGGCATCAGCGTCGTCGTCGCGAACTTCGGAATGGTGAACTTCCGCCTTCCCGTCGCGAGCGGCATCGATCCGACCGACGGCGTCCTCAGCATCATCGTCGTGAAAGCGTCGTCGCCGCTTTCGCTCGTTCCGAACGTCATCGACTCGGTTCGCATGCGCTTCGGGCTCGGCGATCCCATGTTCGACGACAACCTCGAATTCTACGAGGGCCGCGAAGTGCACATCGAAGCCGAAGAACACCTTCCCATCCAATTCGACGGCGAGTCCTTCGGAGAGCGCTTGCCGCTCACGGCCCGCGTGTTGCCCGGCGCGGCGCGCTTCCTCACACACGTCGAACTCGACCGCATCACGACGTGA
- a CDS encoding acyl-CoA carboxylase subunit beta — MPDLNLELQELVAEMEARRANVVAGGGPDRAKKQHEGGKMTARERIEHLLDSGSWLEFSTFTEHGGGPLMRGVEAPGEGVVTGRGTINGRQVFVFSQDFTVLGGSLGKMNAQKVTKIMDLAAKTGCPVIGLNDSAGARIQEGVDSLSGYGEIFYRNAIYSGAIPQISAILGPCAGGAVYSPALTDFVLMSEGTSYMFITGPEVIKSVTREDVTFDELGGAHVHTRRSGVAHLAGQGDEDTLRLVRSLLAYLPQNAKEKPPTRPTSDPVDRATPELLDVVVPDQRKPYAMHDVIESLVDDATFFEIQPHFARNILVGFAHLGGKVVGIVANNPKFMAGTLNIDASDKAARFIRTCDCFNIPILTLVDVTGFLPGVAQEHAGIIRHGAKMLYAYAEATVPKVTLITRKSYGGAYLAMNSRDMGADVVYAWPTAAVAVMGAEGAANIVYRREIQKSDNPAATRAEKIKQYKDTFDNPYVAAAKGYIDDVIAIEDTRRVLIQTFEMLEHKDEARPYKKHGNIPL, encoded by the coding sequence ATGCCCGATCTCAACCTCGAACTGCAAGAACTCGTCGCCGAGATGGAAGCGCGCCGAGCGAACGTCGTCGCAGGCGGCGGTCCCGACCGCGCCAAGAAGCAGCACGAAGGCGGCAAGATGACCGCCCGCGAACGCATCGAGCACCTTCTCGATTCCGGCTCGTGGCTGGAGTTCTCCACCTTCACCGAGCACGGCGGCGGCCCGCTGATGCGCGGCGTGGAAGCGCCCGGCGAAGGCGTCGTGACGGGACGAGGCACCATCAACGGCCGTCAAGTCTTCGTGTTCTCGCAAGACTTCACCGTCCTCGGCGGCAGCTTGGGCAAGATGAACGCCCAGAAGGTCACGAAGATCATGGATCTCGCCGCGAAGACGGGCTGTCCCGTCATCGGCCTCAACGACTCGGCGGGCGCGCGCATTCAAGAAGGCGTCGACAGCCTCTCGGGTTACGGCGAGATCTTTTACCGCAACGCGATCTACTCGGGCGCCATTCCGCAAATCTCGGCCATTCTCGGTCCGTGCGCGGGCGGCGCCGTGTACAGCCCGGCGCTCACCGACTTCGTCTTGATGAGCGAGGGCACGTCGTACATGTTCATCACGGGCCCCGAAGTCATCAAGAGCGTCACGCGCGAAGACGTCACCTTCGACGAACTTGGCGGCGCGCACGTCCACACCCGCCGTTCGGGCGTCGCGCACCTCGCCGGGCAAGGCGACGAGGACACCTTGCGTCTCGTGCGCAGCCTGCTCGCGTACTTGCCGCAAAACGCGAAGGAAAAACCGCCGACGCGTCCCACGAGCGATCCCGTCGACCGCGCGACGCCCGAACTGCTCGACGTCGTCGTGCCCGATCAACGCAAGCCGTACGCGATGCACGACGTGATCGAGAGCCTCGTCGACGACGCGACCTTCTTCGAGATCCAGCCGCACTTCGCGCGCAACATCCTCGTCGGCTTCGCGCACCTCGGCGGCAAGGTCGTCGGAATCGTCGCGAACAACCCGAAATTCATGGCGGGCACGCTCAACATCGACGCGTCCGACAAGGCCGCGCGATTCATTCGTACCTGCGACTGCTTCAACATTCCCATCTTGACGCTCGTGGACGTCACAGGCTTCTTGCCGGGCGTGGCGCAAGAGCACGCGGGCATCATCCGCCACGGCGCGAAGATGCTGTACGCCTACGCCGAGGCGACCGTTCCGAAGGTCACGCTCATCACCCGCAAGAGTTACGGAGGCGCCTACCTCGCCATGAACTCACGCGACATGGGCGCCGACGTCGTGTACGCGTGGCCGACCGCCGCCGTGGCCGTCATGGGCGCCGAGGGCGCCGCGAACATCGTGTACCGCCGCGAAATCCAGAAGTCCGACAATCCCGCCGCGACGCGCGCCGAGAAGATCAAGCAGTACAAAGACACCTTCGACAATCCGTACGTCGCCGCCGCCAAGGGGTACATCGACGACGTCATTGCCATCGAGGACACGCGCCGCGTCCTCATTCAGACCTTCGAGATGCTCGAGCACAAGGACGAGGCGCGGCCGTACAAGAAGCACGGCAACATCCCCCTTTGA
- a CDS encoding CAP domain-containing protein, which yields MKRPFILLGLALSLAACSTATLPLPTAGAPVDRIAAQAIGSTITLVAGTSTQINLTINGQPAQPGQLQWTTSNAAVATVTQSGYVTAVAAGTAVVRATLVAAPSNFLDIPVVVTAPANAPAPAPAPSPTPTPTPTPTPTPTPSPTPSDFEQRVLTLTNQARAVARVCGTESFVAAPALSWNANLATAARNHAADMAAKNYFSHTSLDGRTFVQRVVAAGYTGYRTLAENIAAGQTTPEQVVQGWLQSPGHCRNIMNASLRELGVGYVYNATSTYKHYWVQDFGAR from the coding sequence ATGAAGCGCCCTTTCATCCTCCTTGGACTCGCCTTGTCCTTGGCCGCGTGCAGCACGGCGACCTTGCCGCTTCCGACCGCCGGAGCGCCTGTCGACCGCATTGCCGCGCAAGCCATCGGCTCGACGATCACACTCGTCGCGGGCACCTCGACGCAAATCAACCTCACCATCAACGGTCAACCCGCGCAACCGGGCCAACTGCAGTGGACCACGTCGAACGCGGCCGTCGCGACGGTCACGCAAAGCGGTTACGTCACGGCCGTCGCGGCCGGAACGGCGGTCGTGCGCGCGACGCTCGTCGCGGCGCCCAGCAACTTCTTGGACATTCCAGTCGTCGTGACGGCGCCCGCGAACGCGCCAGCCCCGGCTCCGGCTCCCTCACCGACGCCCACGCCCACGCCGACGCCAACCCCCACTCCCACGCCGTCGCCCACTCCGAGCGACTTCGAGCAACGCGTTCTCACGCTCACCAACCAAGCGCGCGCGGTCGCGCGCGTGTGCGGCACGGAGAGCTTCGTCGCCGCGCCCGCCCTCTCGTGGAACGCCAACCTCGCGACCGCCGCGCGCAACCACGCGGCGGACATGGCTGCGAAAAACTACTTCTCGCACACCTCCCTCGACGGACGGACGTTCGTGCAACGCGTCGTCGCCGCCGGGTACACCGGGTACCGCACGCTCGCCGAGAACATCGCGGCAGGTCAAACGACGCCCGAGCAAGTCGTGCAAGGCTGGCTGCAATCGCCCGGTCACTGCCGCAACATCATGAACGCGTCGCTGCGCGAATTGGGCGTCGGGTACGTCTACAACGCCACGAGCACCTACAAGCACTACTGGGTTCAAGACTTCGGCGCACGCTGA
- a CDS encoding elongation factor G, whose protein sequence is MRVRNVSIIGHSGVGKTSLTEALLAKTGARERMGRVEDGTTASDFGEAERKRGISITTSVLKIEHEGVVINVLDAPGYADFVREIRGAIRAADSSLVLVSAVSGVEVGTERVWNTAENFNMPRIIAVNKMDRERADFYAVLADIRTSLKGPAVAAYLPIGREAGFGGVVDLLARKAYTASASGDVPSDMTDIVEEYRTTLVESIVETDDALTEAYLADEPIDDEALQAAFLRAVHGGLLYPVLPISAFSGVGLSCLLHLMAQGLRSPQERGALTGVDGQKREPTDDEKFSARVWRTTIDPFVGKIAYVRVWSGVLKAGDTIRNTTVGADVRPAHLYVLNGKDLVEVGELTAGMIGALTKIADVHTGDTLCDPNAPIDFGPLYLPDPVMSVAVTAATRADEDKLGAAMSKLLEEDPTLHFERNAETGELILSGMGDTHLEIAMEKLAMMGVKVSGRTPRIAYRETVRAVAEAQGKHKKQSGGHGQYGDCWLRVSPSSEDFEFASEIVGGVIPSKYVPSIEKGVEEARQKGALAGYRVQNVKVVVYHGSYHDVDSSDIAFKTAAGIGFRAAMEKARPTLLEPIVTLKVRVPAQFTGDVIGDLQTRRARVQGMEPEGTVITISAVVPLAEIQTYSADLRSMTGDRGGYSVKPAGYQEVPANVTEKIVTARKAELA, encoded by the coding sequence ATGCGTGTTCGGAATGTTTCGATCATCGGTCATAGCGGCGTCGGTAAAACGAGTCTCACGGAAGCGTTGCTGGCGAAAACCGGGGCGCGCGAGCGAATGGGCCGCGTCGAGGACGGCACGACCGCGTCGGACTTCGGAGAAGCCGAGCGCAAGCGCGGCATTTCCATCACAACGTCCGTGCTCAAGATCGAGCACGAAGGCGTCGTCATCAACGTGCTCGACGCGCCGGGCTACGCGGACTTCGTGCGTGAAATTCGCGGAGCGATTCGCGCGGCGGACTCCAGCCTCGTCCTCGTGAGCGCCGTGTCGGGCGTGGAAGTCGGCACGGAACGCGTGTGGAATACCGCCGAGAACTTCAACATGCCGCGCATCATCGCCGTGAACAAGATGGACCGCGAGCGCGCTGACTTCTACGCGGTGCTCGCCGACATTCGCACGAGCCTCAAGGGCCCGGCCGTCGCCGCGTACCTGCCGATCGGGCGCGAAGCGGGCTTCGGCGGCGTCGTCGACTTGCTGGCGCGCAAAGCGTACACGGCGAGCGCGAGCGGCGACGTGCCGTCGGACATGACGGACATCGTCGAGGAGTACCGAACGACCCTCGTTGAAAGCATCGTTGAAACGGACGACGCCCTCACCGAAGCGTACCTCGCCGACGAGCCCATCGACGACGAGGCGTTGCAGGCGGCGTTTTTGCGGGCGGTGCACGGCGGATTGCTGTACCCGGTGCTGCCGATCTCGGCGTTCTCCGGCGTGGGGTTGTCGTGCCTGCTGCACCTGATGGCTCAAGGGCTTCGCTCGCCGCAGGAACGCGGCGCGCTCACGGGCGTGGACGGGCAAAAGCGCGAACCGACGGACGACGAGAAGTTCAGCGCCCGCGTGTGGCGCACGACCATCGATCCGTTCGTCGGGAAGATCGCGTACGTGAGGGTGTGGAGCGGCGTGCTCAAGGCGGGCGACACGATTCGCAACACGACCGTGGGAGCGGACGTGCGACCCGCGCACTTGTACGTGCTCAACGGCAAGGACCTCGTGGAAGTCGGCGAGCTCACCGCCGGCATGATCGGCGCCCTCACGAAGATCGCCGACGTGCACACGGGCGACACCTTGTGCGATCCGAACGCGCCGATCGACTTCGGTCCGCTGTACTTGCCCGACCCCGTGATGAGCGTCGCCGTGACGGCCGCGACGCGGGCCGACGAGGACAAGTTGGGCGCGGCGATGTCGAAGTTGCTCGAGGAAGATCCGACGCTGCACTTCGAGCGCAACGCCGAGACGGGCGAATTGATTTTGTCGGGCATGGGCGACACGCACCTCGAGATCGCCATGGAGAAGCTCGCCATGATGGGCGTGAAGGTGAGCGGGCGCACGCCGAGAATCGCGTACCGGGAAACGGTGCGGGCGGTCGCGGAAGCGCAAGGCAAGCACAAGAAGCAGTCGGGCGGACACGGGCAGTACGGTGATTGCTGGCTGCGCGTCTCGCCGAGCAGCGAGGACTTCGAGTTCGCATCGGAAATCGTCGGCGGCGTCATTCCCAGCAAGTACGTTCCGTCGATCGAGAAGGGCGTGGAGGAAGCTCGGCAAAAAGGCGCGCTCGCCGGGTACCGCGTGCAGAACGTCAAAGTCGTCGTGTACCACGGGTCGTATCACGACGTGGACTCTAGCGACATCGCCTTCAAGACCGCCGCCGGCATCGGCTTTCGCGCCGCCATGGAAAAAGCGCGGCCGACCTTGCTCGAACCGATCGTGACGCTCAAGGTGCGCGTACCCGCGCAATTCACGGGCGACGTCATCGGCGACTTGCAAACGCGCCGCGCACGCGTGCAAGGCATGGAGCCCGAAGGAACGGTCATCACCATCTCGGCGGTCGTGCCGCTCGCCGAGATTCAAACGTACAGCGCGGACTTGCGTTCCATGACGGGCGACCGAGGCGGGTATTCCGTCAAGCCCGCCGGGTATCAGGAAGTCCCGGCGAACGTCACCGAGAAAATCGTGACGGCGCGCAAAGCCGAACTCGCCTGA
- a CDS encoding 4a-hydroxytetrahydrobiopterin dehydratase, with amino-acid sequence MTLSPEEFSSLPSGWSGDASGISREFSCSSYAAGVAFALRVALLAEKRDHHPDALTIAWKKVRVTFVTHSAGGVTNLDVRAALEVNALFDE; translated from the coding sequence ATGACCCTTTCCCCCGAGGAGTTCTCGTCGTTGCCGAGCGGCTGGAGCGGCGACGCGTCCGGCATTTCCCGTGAGTTCTCGTGCTCGTCGTACGCGGCGGGCGTCGCCTTCGCGCTGCGCGTGGCCCTGCTCGCCGAGAAGCGCGACCATCATCCCGACGCGCTGACGATCGCCTGGAAGAAGGTGCGGGTGACGTTCGTGACGCACTCGGCGGGCGGCGTGACGAACCTCGACGTGCGCGCCGCCCTCGAAGTGAACGCGCTGTTCGACGAGTGA